The Triticum aestivum cultivar Chinese Spring chromosome 3A, IWGSC CS RefSeq v2.1, whole genome shotgun sequence genome includes a region encoding these proteins:
- the LOC123063490 gene encoding disease resistance protein UNI — translation MAVSALIDFVTSTVASHLWNPVITRMRYIIHKEENIGKLDRTIRNLEARKQEIQIRLMNSERKQETCNPEVAEWLEKVAEIESEVNEMKHGQRKRRAQSFSYWSNYETGMQAAKKLKEAEMLHEKGSFKQVSIEVPPCSVQEMPTVPSTQGADCNLSRVLQYLKDDRVGIVGVWGMGGVGKTTLLRKINNHLLGVIEEDYGYDLVIYVVVSKACGIGQLQADISEKIGLFLKPGSSIETRASVMLSFIRQKKFLLLLDDLWNYLDLAEAGIPYPSGLNKQKVVLATRYESVCANMDAHNRVFLECLDQEKAWKLFKEKATEETINSDPRIEKLAHVVAEECGGLPLALITIGRAMSSKKSYHEWALALSFLKKSRIHEIPNMGNVSHLYNRLKISYD, via the coding sequence ATGGCTGTTTCTGCACTCATTGATTTCGTTACTAGTACTGTGGCATCCCACTTATGGAACCCTGTGATTACACGTATGAGATACATAATACACAAGGAGGAAAATATTGGCAAGCTGGACAGAACTATAAGGAATCTAGAAGCCAGGAAGCAGGAAATCCAAATCCGTCTTATGAACTCCGAAAGGAAGCAAGAAACATGTAACCCTGAAGTTGCAGAATGGCTAGAGAAAGTGGCAGAAATAGAAAGTGAAGTGAATGAGATGAAACATGGGCAGAGGAAGAGAAGGGCCCAGTCTTTCAGCTATTGGTCAAATTACGAAACTGGTATGCAGGCTGCCAAGAAACTCAAGGAAGCTGAGATGTTGCATGAGAAGGGATCCTTCAAACAGGTGTCAATTGAGGTTCCACCATGTTCCGTGCAAGAAATGCCCACTGTACCTTCAACACAAGGAGCAGACTGTAACTTAAGCAGAGTCCTCCAGTACCTCAAAGATGACAGAGTTGGAATTGTAGGGGTATGGGGAATGGGAGGAGTTGGTAAGACCACTCTGCTCAGGAAAATCAACAATCACTTGTTGGGTGTGATCGAAGAAGACTATGGATACGACCTTGTTATATATGTTGTGGTGTCTAAGGCGTGTGGAATAGGGCAGCTCCAAGCAGACATCTCTGAAAAGATTGGTCTCTTCCTGAAACCAGGCTCCAGCATTGAAACACGGGCTTCAGTCATGTTAAGTTTCATAAGGCAGAAGAAGTTCTTGCTCCTGCTAGATGATTTATGGAATTATTTGGATCTAGCAGAAGCTGGTATTCCATATCCTAGTGGCCTGAATAAACAGAAGGTAGTTCTGGCAACACGGTATGAGAGTGTTTGTGCAAATATGGATGCTCACAACAGGGTTTTCCTGGAATGCTTGGACCAAGAAAAAGCTTGGAAATTGTTCAAAGAAAAAGCAACAGAAGAAACCATTAATTCAGATCCTAGGATCGAAAAGTTAGCACATGTAGTTGCAGAAGAATGTGGGGGCTTGCCCCTTGCTCTCATAACTATCGGCCGTGCAATGTCTTCAAAGAAGTCTTATCATGAATGGGCACTTGCTTTATCATTTCTGAAGAAGTCTCGCATTCATGAGATCCCAAATATGGGGAATGTTAGCCACCTATACAATAGGTTAAAGATAAGTTATGATTAG